In one Arthrobacter jinronghuae genomic region, the following are encoded:
- a CDS encoding ANTAR domain-containing response regulator: MSESTESAPAASTNAASANTAPSNSPARRVLVAEDETLIRLDIVEILTGEGYDVVGEADNGEKAVQLANELKPDLVLMDVKMPLMDGITAAEQIVKARIAPVVLLTAFSQKELVERAREAGAMAYVVKPFTPADLIPAIEIALSRHEEIKALEAEVTDLKEQFATRKLVERAKSLLTTKMGLTEPEAFRWIQKTSMDRRLSMREVAETIINQVN; this comes from the coding sequence GTGTCTGAGTCCACCGAGTCCGCGCCCGCCGCGTCGACCAACGCTGCGTCTGCCAACACCGCGCCGTCCAACAGCCCGGCCCGCCGTGTACTCGTCGCCGAAGACGAGACCCTGATCCGTCTGGACATTGTCGAGATCCTCACCGGCGAGGGTTACGACGTCGTGGGCGAGGCGGACAACGGTGAGAAGGCCGTCCAGCTGGCCAACGAGTTGAAGCCGGACCTGGTCCTGATGGACGTCAAGATGCCGCTGATGGATGGCATCACGGCCGCCGAACAGATCGTCAAGGCACGCATTGCCCCCGTGGTGCTGCTGACAGCGTTCAGCCAGAAGGAACTGGTGGAGCGTGCACGCGAGGCCGGCGCCATGGCCTACGTGGTCAAGCCCTTCACCCCCGCGGACCTGATTCCCGCCATCGAGATCGCCCTGTCCCGCCACGAGGAGATCAAGGCCCTCGAAGCCGAGGTCACCGACCTGAAGGAACAGTTCGCCACCCGCAAGCTGGTCGAGCGCGCCAAGTCGCTGCTGACCACCAAGATGGGCCTCACCGAACCCGAGGCCTTCCGCTGGATCCAGAAGACCTCCATGGACCGCCGGCTGAGCATGCGCGAAGTTGCCGAGACCATCATCAACCAGGTCAACTAG